From the Thermococcus guaymasensis DSM 11113 genome, one window contains:
- the ileS gene encoding isoleucine--tRNA ligase produces the protein MIKEPEFREYDPGKLEEKIEAFWKENDIYEKVKASRANGPKYYFLDGPPYVSGAIHLGTAWNKIIKDMIIRFRTMQGYNVRRQPGFDMHGLPIEVKVEQALGLKTKKDIETEIGVDNFIRKCKEFALNNLKVMTEQFKMLGIWMDWDNPYMTIKNEYIESGWFTLKKAWEKGLLEKDKRVLHWCPRCETALAEHEVRGEYKLRKDPSIYVKFPVEGKENEYLLIWTTTPWTLPANLAVTVHPEYDYAKVKVETENGEEYWIIARALVEKVLSEVGLKGEVVKEFKGEELEGLRYVHVLMDEYPAQKEFREKYEWAHRVILGEHVTLEDGTGLVHTAPGHGEEDFEVGQRYGLPVYSPVDDEGRYTEGKWKGIYVKDADKEIIEHLREKGYLVKAGEIEHKYPHCWRCKTPLIFRATDQWFLKVSKVKDKIIKENDEKVTWYPEWVKVRYDNGVMNSGDWVISRQRYWGIPLPIWQSEDGEIYVVGSFKELVELSVAIEVNGERIELPEDYEEKLRVIEEKLGPEDLHRPYVDAFIIKVNGKEMRRVKDVVDVWFDSGIASWASLDYPRNKELFEKLWPADFIVEGEDQVTKWFYSQQAASVIAFDTVPYRHVAMHGYVLDEKGDKMSKSLGNIIRPEEVVQKEGRDPFRFYMLWATNPWENLRFSWKGLEQVKRMLNILWNVYVLSATYMSLDNFDPTKLKPEELPFREEDKWILSRVNGLIGDVTEGIETFRLTKATRAIYHFVVEDLSRWYVRLIRKRMWVEGDDPDKLAAYYTVWKVFDVLLRLMAPFTPYITEEIYQNMLRPFVGVESVHMLDWPEVEEEARDEELEREMEYVRRIVEAGSSARQRARIKLRYPVRRIIVETEDETVKKAIERLNRILRDQLNAKEVIVGKVERELLIKPNFAKVGPEFKGDARLVSQWIAEHGRELYEAGEMDVEIEGKTFHLTREHLSIEEKLPDFFVSEDFEGGRVFVDKTLTRELLAEGLAREFVRRIQEMRKRLDLDVNDRIVVTIETTDENRELLSENLDYIMRETRATEVIFGGARGYVVEWPEVQAKIGIEKV, from the coding sequence ATGATTAAGGAGCCAGAGTTTAGAGAATACGACCCAGGCAAGCTTGAGGAAAAGATAGAGGCGTTCTGGAAAGAGAACGACATCTACGAGAAGGTCAAGGCCAGCAGGGCGAACGGCCCGAAGTACTACTTCCTCGACGGGCCCCCGTACGTTAGCGGTGCAATACACCTCGGAACGGCCTGGAACAAGATAATCAAGGACATGATAATCCGCTTCAGGACGATGCAGGGCTACAACGTTAGAAGGCAGCCGGGCTTTGACATGCACGGCCTGCCGATAGAGGTCAAGGTCGAGCAGGCCCTTGGCCTTAAGACCAAGAAGGACATAGAGACCGAGATAGGCGTCGACAACTTCATCCGCAAGTGTAAGGAGTTCGCGCTCAACAACCTCAAGGTCATGACCGAGCAGTTCAAGATGCTCGGAATCTGGATGGACTGGGACAACCCCTACATGACCATAAAGAACGAGTACATCGAATCGGGCTGGTTCACGCTCAAAAAGGCCTGGGAGAAGGGGCTTTTGGAGAAGGACAAGCGCGTCCTCCACTGGTGCCCGCGCTGTGAGACTGCCTTAGCTGAACACGAGGTTCGCGGTGAGTACAAGCTCAGGAAGGACCCGAGCATCTACGTCAAGTTCCCGGTCGAGGGCAAGGAGAACGAGTACCTCCTCATCTGGACGACGACGCCTTGGACGCTCCCGGCCAACCTCGCAGTCACGGTTCACCCCGAATACGACTACGCCAAAGTAAAGGTTGAGACTGAGAACGGAGAGGAGTACTGGATAATAGCCAGGGCCCTCGTCGAGAAAGTTCTCTCCGAGGTCGGCCTCAAGGGCGAGGTAGTCAAGGAATTCAAGGGCGAAGAGCTTGAGGGACTCCGCTACGTCCACGTCCTCATGGATGAGTATCCAGCCCAGAAAGAATTCCGCGAGAAGTACGAGTGGGCGCACAGGGTTATCCTCGGCGAGCACGTGACGCTTGAGGACGGTACAGGATTAGTCCACACCGCGCCGGGCCACGGTGAGGAGGACTTCGAGGTCGGGCAGCGCTATGGGTTGCCAGTATACAGCCCGGTTGACGACGAGGGACGCTACACTGAGGGCAAGTGGAAGGGCATCTACGTGAAGGACGCCGATAAAGAGATAATCGAACACCTCCGCGAGAAGGGTTACCTCGTGAAGGCAGGCGAGATAGAGCACAAGTACCCACACTGCTGGCGCTGTAAGACCCCGCTCATATTCCGCGCCACCGACCAGTGGTTCCTCAAGGTCAGCAAGGTCAAGGACAAGATAATCAAGGAGAACGACGAGAAGGTTACGTGGTATCCCGAGTGGGTCAAGGTGCGCTACGACAACGGCGTCATGAACTCGGGCGACTGGGTCATAAGCAGGCAGAGGTACTGGGGAATACCGCTCCCGATATGGCAGAGCGAGGACGGCGAGATATACGTCGTTGGCTCCTTCAAGGAGCTGGTGGAGCTCAGCGTTGCGATAGAAGTGAACGGCGAGCGCATTGAACTCCCCGAGGACTACGAGGAGAAGCTCAGGGTCATAGAGGAGAAGCTCGGCCCGGAGGACCTGCACAGGCCCTACGTCGATGCATTCATCATAAAGGTGAACGGCAAAGAAATGCGCCGCGTCAAGGACGTCGTTGATGTGTGGTTCGACAGCGGAATAGCGAGCTGGGCTTCGCTCGACTACCCGCGCAACAAGGAGCTCTTCGAGAAGCTCTGGCCCGCTGATTTCATCGTTGAAGGTGAGGACCAGGTTACCAAGTGGTTCTATTCCCAGCAGGCTGCCAGCGTTATAGCCTTCGACACGGTCCCATACAGGCACGTGGCGATGCACGGCTACGTCCTCGACGAAAAGGGTGACAAGATGAGCAAGAGCCTCGGCAACATCATAAGGCCGGAAGAGGTCGTCCAGAAGGAGGGCAGGGATCCCTTCAGGTTCTACATGCTCTGGGCCACCAACCCCTGGGAGAACCTACGCTTCAGCTGGAAGGGCCTTGAGCAGGTCAAGAGAATGCTCAACATACTCTGGAACGTGTACGTGCTGTCGGCTACCTACATGAGCCTCGATAACTTCGACCCGACGAAGCTCAAGCCCGAGGAACTGCCGTTCCGCGAAGAAGATAAGTGGATACTCAGCAGGGTCAACGGACTGATAGGCGACGTCACCGAGGGCATAGAGACCTTCAGGCTCACAAAGGCGACGAGAGCGATATACCACTTCGTCGTTGAGGATCTAAGCAGGTGGTACGTGAGGCTCATCAGGAAGCGCATGTGGGTCGAGGGCGACGACCCGGACAAGCTGGCCGCCTACTACACCGTCTGGAAGGTCTTCGACGTCCTGCTGAGGCTCATGGCACCGTTCACGCCGTACATTACCGAGGAAATATACCAGAACATGCTCAGGCCGTTCGTCGGTGTGGAGAGCGTCCACATGCTCGACTGGCCGGAGGTCGAGGAAGAGGCAAGGGACGAGGAGCTTGAGAGGGAGATGGAGTACGTCAGGAGGATAGTTGAGGCAGGGTCAAGCGCCAGACAGAGGGCCAGGATAAAGCTCCGCTACCCCGTCAGGAGGATAATCGTCGAGACCGAGGACGAGACGGTAAAGAAGGCCATCGAGAGGCTCAACAGAATCCTGCGCGACCAGCTCAACGCCAAGGAAGTAATCGTCGGCAAAGTCGAGCGCGAGCTCCTCATCAAGCCCAACTTCGCGAAAGTTGGCCCAGAGTTCAAGGGCGACGCCAGGCTCGTGTCCCAGTGGATAGCCGAGCACGGCAGGGAACTCTACGAGGCCGGCGAGATGGACGTGGAAATCGAGGGCAAGACCTTCCACCTCACGAGGGAGCACCTGAGCATAGAGGAGAAGCTGCCGGACTTCTTTGTCAGCGAAGACTTCGAGGGCGGAAGGGTCTTCGTGGACAAGACCCTCACGAGGGAGCTCCTCGCCGAGGGACTCGCCAGGGAGTTCGTCAGGAGAATCCAAGAGATGAGGAAGAGGCTCGACCTCGACGTCAACGACAGGATAGTCGTCACCATAGAGACCACCGACGAGAACCGCGAACTGCTCAGCGAGAACCTCGACTACATAATGAGGGAGACGAGGGCAACCGAGGTCATCTTCGGCGGGGCCAGGGGCTACGTCGTTGAATGGCCCGAGGTTCAGGCGAAGATAGGGATTGAGAAGGTCTAA
- the yjjX gene encoding inosine/xanthosine triphosphatase — MKIAVGSTNPTKVKAVENVMRRIYGDVEVFGVEVDSGVSDQPIGLEETTRGAINRAKLALEKTGAHLGVGIEAGIYPFPRTLTGYLDIQVCAVASPDGVITIGHGPGFEYPPAVIEKILNEGVEVGIAMGELVNDLELKKKIGAIGVLSKGLLTRTELNEIAILMAMIPRLNPKLFFGKR, encoded by the coding sequence ATGAAAATCGCGGTGGGCTCAACCAACCCAACGAAGGTTAAGGCCGTTGAGAATGTGATGAGGCGGATTTACGGTGACGTTGAGGTCTTTGGCGTTGAGGTGGACAGCGGCGTTTCAGACCAGCCGATAGGTCTGGAGGAGACAACGCGGGGAGCAATTAACAGGGCAAAGCTTGCCCTGGAGAAGACCGGTGCCCACCTCGGCGTTGGGATTGAGGCTGGAATCTACCCGTTCCCAAGAACGCTGACGGGCTACCTTGATATCCAGGTCTGCGCGGTGGCGAGCCCTGACGGAGTGATAACCATCGGCCACGGCCCCGGCTTCGAGTATCCACCTGCAGTTATCGAGAAAATTCTCAATGAGGGCGTTGAAGTGGGAATCGCTATGGGCGAACTCGTCAATGATCTCGAACTTAAGAAAAAGATTGGCGCAATAGGAGTTCTTAGCAAAGGCCTGCTGACGAGAACGGAACTCAACGAAATAGCCATTCTGATGGCTATGATACCGAGACTTAACCCGAAGCTCTTCTTTGGGAAGAGATAA
- a CDS encoding lysylphosphatidylglycerol synthase domain-containing protein produces MKPERKHLSIFLTILLGSFLVYRIKKETALMDWSRVRPEYFPVILSLGVLAFFSYTAIWYFLVSPLRRIPFRKLAELNLLAGYLSITLNSVLGGVVKAKYALPNWWQSIGVIALVTALEILPGGIVAVISGDLPVLPFLLLVLWALVHEDSLYPLVAFPFKLIGKDEWIRDFYIGWKTAKANKGAFARAAAAAFLQSIFLALALVATGYAFGVSISLEKCLIAVAYSTVMGGIIGTPGGVGGNELGVMLAIGDVSTAATVAFVYKFFTQYIFAIAGAVPFYKTLRED; encoded by the coding sequence GTGAAGCCAGAAAGGAAGCACCTTTCTATTTTTCTCACGATTCTTCTCGGATCCTTCCTCGTGTACCGAATAAAAAAGGAAACCGCCCTGATGGACTGGTCCAGAGTTAGACCAGAGTATTTCCCCGTAATTCTCTCTCTGGGTGTTCTAGCATTCTTTTCATACACGGCGATATGGTATTTCCTCGTATCTCCCTTGAGAAGGATCCCCTTCAGGAAGCTTGCAGAGCTGAACCTGCTCGCGGGCTATCTCTCAATAACCCTCAATTCCGTCTTAGGAGGAGTCGTAAAGGCCAAGTACGCCCTTCCAAACTGGTGGCAGTCCATAGGGGTTATTGCCCTAGTCACCGCTCTGGAGATACTTCCTGGGGGCATAGTGGCTGTAATCTCCGGTGATCTCCCCGTTCTTCCGTTCCTCCTCTTGGTGCTGTGGGCCCTCGTTCACGAAGACTCTCTCTATCCATTAGTGGCGTTCCCCTTCAAGCTAATAGGGAAAGATGAGTGGATAAGAGACTTTTATATTGGCTGGAAGACCGCCAAAGCAAACAAGGGAGCCTTTGCCAGAGCCGCCGCTGCGGCATTTCTTCAGTCAATTTTTCTGGCACTTGCCCTCGTTGCCACAGGATACGCCTTCGGAGTCAGCATCTCCTTAGAGAAATGTCTGATTGCCGTGGCTTACTCAACAGTGATGGGAGGGATTATAGGAACCCCCGGAGGGGTTGGTGGAAACGAACTTGGAGTCATGCTCGCCATAGGGGACGTTTCTACCGCCGCCACCGTGGCATTTGTTTACAAATTCTTTACCCAGTACATATTTGCCATCGCGGGAGCAGTTCCTTTCTACAAGACCCTCAGAGAAGACTGA
- the speE gene encoding polyamine aminopropyltransferase: MGFDEKEGAFIEWYPRGYGVAFKVKRRLFETQTKYQRLEIYETEGFGKLLVLDDTVQLVEVGEESYHEVLVHPVMLAHPNPKKVLVIGGGDGGTLREVLKHETVEKAITVEIDEGVVEASYLYLDVAKDLLERLIKGEEERAKLIIGDGVEYLKNTEEHFDVIIVDSTDPVGPAKLLFSEEFYRSAYEKLNERGIYITQAGSVYLFTNELLDAHRAMKKVFDKVYYFSFPVIGYASPWSFLVGVKGDIDFTKVDLERSKKLDLYYYDPERHETLFQMPRYVRKLLEEQK; the protein is encoded by the coding sequence ATGGGATTCGACGAAAAAGAGGGAGCTTTCATCGAATGGTATCCAAGGGGCTATGGGGTAGCCTTTAAGGTCAAAAGGCGGCTCTTTGAAACTCAGACCAAGTATCAGAGGCTTGAGATCTATGAGACTGAAGGGTTTGGAAAACTTCTCGTTCTCGATGACACAGTCCAGCTCGTCGAGGTGGGAGAGGAGAGCTACCACGAAGTCCTGGTTCACCCAGTTATGCTGGCCCATCCCAACCCAAAGAAGGTTCTCGTCATCGGGGGCGGCGATGGAGGAACGCTGAGGGAAGTCCTGAAGCACGAGACCGTTGAAAAGGCCATAACGGTCGAAATAGATGAGGGAGTCGTTGAGGCATCGTATTTATACCTCGACGTTGCGAAAGACCTCCTCGAACGGCTCATAAAGGGAGAAGAAGAGAGGGCGAAGCTGATAATCGGGGACGGAGTCGAGTACCTGAAAAACACGGAAGAGCACTTCGACGTTATCATCGTTGATTCAACAGACCCCGTGGGGCCGGCCAAGCTTCTCTTTTCGGAGGAGTTCTACCGCTCGGCGTACGAAAAGCTCAATGAGAGGGGCATCTACATCACCCAGGCCGGCAGCGTTTACCTCTTCACCAATGAACTCCTTGACGCACACAGGGCCATGAAAAAGGTCTTCGACAAAGTTTACTACTTCAGCTTCCCGGTCATAGGATATGCCTCCCCTTGGAGCTTCCTCGTGGGAGTTAAAGGCGACATAGACTTCACTAAGGTTGACCTTGAGAGGTCCAAGAAACTCGATCTCTACTACTACGACCCAGAAAGGCATGAAACACTCTTTCAGATGCCCCGCTATGTCAGAAAACTGTTGGAGGAGCAGAAGTGA
- a CDS encoding pyruvoyl-dependent arginine decarboxylase, translated as MSWMTPKRAFMGAAAAEGGTKLNAFDNALLKLGIGNVNLVKLSSVIPAHIEWIEKVHDVPIGMLLPTVYAHIESDEPGMTISAALGVGISEGNEGGLIYEYSGYCTKKEAEEMVRKMVEEGFAVRGWKLKEFRAVSAEITVKDKPAAVVAAVVMFPY; from the coding sequence ATGAGCTGGATGACGCCCAAGAGGGCTTTCATGGGTGCAGCTGCTGCAGAAGGAGGAACGAAGCTCAACGCGTTCGATAACGCTCTCCTAAAGCTGGGCATAGGGAACGTTAACCTAGTTAAGCTTAGCAGTGTTATCCCAGCCCACATTGAGTGGATCGAGAAAGTCCACGACGTTCCCATAGGAATGCTCCTTCCAACGGTCTATGCCCACATCGAGAGCGACGAGCCGGGAATGACGATAAGCGCGGCCCTCGGTGTCGGCATAAGCGAGGGCAACGAGGGCGGTCTGATCTACGAGTATTCCGGCTACTGCACAAAGAAAGAGGCCGAAGAAATGGTCAGGAAAATGGTCGAGGAAGGCTTTGCCGTTCGCGGCTGGAAGCTCAAAGAGTTCAGGGCAGTGTCGGCAGAGATAACCGTCAAGGATAAGCCGGCAGCCGTCGTTGCTGCAGTCGTTATGTTCCCCTACTAA
- a CDS encoding RNA-guided endonuclease InsQ/TnpB family protein — MKRSVTLKLQPSKEQEKALFGLADTGAKVWNRVNYLRRQQFFQGKIVDFNSTEKTVYEGFKREIGSATVQQISRKNAEAWRSFFSLLRKKRNGELPNWLKPKPPNYLKEGWQRKPLIVLRNDQYKIKGNKLILKGLGKFRRLEIQFKGRIHLKGKQGRLEITYDPVRRKWYAHISLMVKEKLEGGEWVKLPRTPKGNLSAGIDLGVNNLMAIYVENGESFLVNGRPLKSIDFYWRKKIADYQSKLNKSGAKASRKLKRMYERAKLQARHYINTAVRQTVRRLYELGVSRIVVGYPKGIARNSDKGKKHNFILSHVWRFNTVIKRFTEIAEECGIEVFVVNEAFTSQTCPVCGKPHEGARFVRGLYSCPATGLVFNADLVGAFNILRKVVKTITPNLGGLFAQGRGNWSKARPEGLKTRFLVGLNGTPQTSLPLARG; from the coding sequence ATGAAGCGCTCAGTAACCCTAAAACTCCAGCCCTCTAAAGAACAAGAGAAAGCACTCTTTGGGTTAGCCGACACTGGAGCTAAAGTCTGGAACAGAGTAAACTACTTGAGAAGGCAACAATTCTTCCAAGGCAAAATCGTGGACTTCAACAGCACAGAAAAAACCGTTTATGAAGGGTTTAAGCGGGAAATCGGTTCAGCAACCGTCCAACAAATTTCTCGTAAAAACGCTGAAGCTTGGAGAAGCTTTTTCTCACTCCTGAGGAAGAAGAGGAACGGAGAACTCCCCAACTGGCTCAAACCAAAACCGCCAAACTATCTCAAAGAAGGCTGGCAGAGAAAACCCTTAATCGTTCTCAGAAACGACCAATACAAGATTAAAGGGAACAAGCTGATTCTAAAAGGCCTTGGAAAGTTCAGACGCCTTGAAATTCAATTCAAGGGAAGAATTCACTTAAAGGGTAAGCAGGGGCGGTTAGAAATCACTTATGACCCCGTTAGACGGAAATGGTACGCTCACATCAGCCTCATGGTTAAAGAAAAGCTTGAGGGTGGTGAGTGGGTTAAACTCCCAAGGACACCAAAAGGGAACCTCTCTGCAGGAATTGACTTAGGAGTGAACAACTTGATGGCAATCTACGTTGAGAATGGAGAAAGCTTTCTGGTCAATGGAAGACCGCTTAAAAGCATTGATTTCTACTGGAGGAAAAAGATTGCTGACTACCAGTCAAAACTTAACAAGTCAGGAGCTAAAGCGAGTAGAAAGCTCAAAAGAATGTATGAGAGGGCTAAACTTCAGGCGAGACACTACATTAACACGGCGGTAAGGCAAACTGTTAGAAGGCTTTACGAGCTTGGCGTTTCAAGGATTGTAGTGGGTTATCCAAAAGGCATCGCCAGAAACTCTGACAAGGGTAAAAAGCATAATTTTATTCTCTCCCACGTTTGGCGGTTCAATACTGTCATTAAACGCTTCACCGAGATTGCGGAAGAGTGTGGTATTGAGGTTTTTGTTGTCAATGAGGCTTTTACTTCTCAGACTTGCCCTGTTTGCGGGAAGCCTCATGAGGGGGCTCGCTTCGTTCGTGGTCTTTATTCGTGTCCCGCAACGGGGCTTGTTTTTAACGCTGACTTAGTCGGAGCGTTTAATATTTTGAGGAAGGTTGTCAAAACCATAACCCCGAACTTGGGCGGTTTGTTTGCCCAAGGGAGGGGTAATTGGTCGAAGGCCCGGCCAGAGGGGTTGAAGACCCGCTTTTTGGTGGGTTTGAATGGAACCCCTCAAACCTCCCTGCCGTTGGCGAGGGGTTAA
- a CDS encoding DUF2226 domain-containing protein codes for MKLPDTQPIKENAVVVSPQDLAQEIKNAISQSAGAFLKVFGKKGNSKYYLTVLFDRSKVLAAEGQELESGAQICGEDVIHLLKELMGGPIIIDVYSLDEVGIKLSIAENLEIYSKTPKIPIEKLFGETQSSKAEKPKKAPEKPKSEPPEKSTAKKPAPEEKPKPSVEKPQKAEKTITQPGETEVVIEIPGGEVLKDALKEYTKHLISEAKRIRTLQINKIVYSGELSEGVVYLNVHMYGHSEGQMREVAEKRMLHAISKHAPIILRIADIKPILKEIKVILDGKEVAPQEIVEKDKKKVGKVDKEGRITLAVLEDVWPYFSAMARTVVGELNSQGISVKSAIFDVPGRREFEINAKLVVETSLPQEQATKTIRDTITRHAKELGRALKKYITVHTIDVEFLESVTPNKSAAKIPITSKAAEILQKKADLEREVEKLLQQAGVEELAFLTEEKKRESEKTLLKSRVEPAMEELKNRLHAELKLIPRVTFKWLKLNWDIKDTTVYLDIEASFMKEEIGGLFGSFSSVDENKIKQNVRETILRVIQGIQKDYGIKLSLTKFNVIIR; via the coding sequence ATGAAGCTGCCGGATACACAACCCATTAAAGAAAACGCTGTTGTTGTATCCCCTCAGGATTTAGCTCAAGAAATCAAAAATGCAATTTCCCAGTCTGCAGGAGCTTTTCTTAAGGTCTTCGGCAAAAAGGGTAACTCAAAGTACTACCTCACAGTGCTTTTTGACAGAAGCAAAGTCCTTGCCGCGGAGGGGCAGGAGCTTGAATCGGGGGCACAAATATGCGGGGAAGATGTCATACACCTCCTTAAAGAACTAATGGGGGGCCCCATAATTATCGACGTTTACTCGCTGGACGAAGTGGGCATTAAGCTGTCAATAGCAGAAAACCTTGAGATCTACTCCAAAACCCCCAAAATCCCAATAGAAAAATTGTTTGGCGAAACCCAATCGTCTAAAGCCGAGAAGCCCAAAAAAGCTCCAGAGAAACCAAAATCTGAACCCCCTGAAAAGTCTACCGCCAAAAAGCCAGCCCCAGAAGAGAAGCCAAAGCCTTCGGTCGAAAAGCCCCAGAAGGCCGAAAAAACAATTACCCAACCTGGTGAAACTGAAGTAGTGATAGAGATTCCTGGAGGAGAAGTACTCAAAGACGCCCTAAAAGAATACACCAAGCACCTAATCTCAGAGGCCAAGAGAATCAGGACCCTCCAGATAAACAAAATCGTTTATTCCGGGGAACTCAGCGAGGGAGTTGTTTACCTGAACGTGCATATGTACGGGCACAGTGAGGGACAGATGAGGGAAGTCGCCGAGAAGAGGATGCTCCATGCTATAAGTAAACATGCACCCATTATTCTCAGGATAGCAGATATAAAACCGATCCTCAAGGAGATAAAGGTCATCCTCGATGGTAAAGAGGTTGCCCCTCAGGAGATCGTCGAGAAGGACAAGAAAAAGGTCGGCAAGGTCGACAAGGAGGGCAGAATAACCCTCGCAGTTCTTGAGGACGTGTGGCCCTATTTCAGCGCCATGGCCAGGACTGTTGTTGGGGAGCTCAACAGCCAGGGAATTAGCGTCAAATCGGCTATCTTCGATGTCCCGGGCAGGAGAGAATTCGAAATAAACGCAAAGCTCGTTGTTGAAACATCCCTTCCACAAGAGCAGGCGACTAAGACAATCAGAGATACCATCACAAGGCACGCAAAGGAACTGGGAAGGGCTCTGAAGAAGTACATAACAGTCCATACCATAGATGTAGAGTTCCTAGAGAGTGTTACCCCCAATAAATCGGCCGCTAAAATCCCAATAACCAGTAAAGCGGCTGAGATACTGCAGAAAAAGGCAGATCTTGAGAGAGAAGTCGAAAAGCTCCTCCAGCAGGCCGGTGTCGAAGAGCTCGCCTTCCTGACAGAAGAAAAGAAGCGCGAGAGCGAGAAGACCCTCCTGAAGAGCAGAGTAGAACCTGCAATGGAAGAGCTCAAAAACAGGCTTCATGCTGAGCTCAAGCTTATACCAAGGGTCACCTTCAAGTGGCTCAAACTAAACTGGGACATAAAAGATACCACGGTTTACCTCGACATCGAGGCTTCATTTATGAAGGAGGAGATAGGAGGTCTCTTTGGGTCATTCTCCAGTGTCGATGAAAACAAAATAAAGCAAAACGTCAGGGAAACTATACTCCGCGTGATCCAAGGCATACAGAAGGACTACGGCATCAAGCTCAGCCTCACTAAGTTCAATGTCATCATCAGGTAA
- a CDS encoding DHH family phosphoesterase, whose translation MRILILGGGSIGRQIAEALKGEFEITIVEKDELRAKSLEESGFNVVQGDFSYTAILLKANIDKANVVVITTRNLETVKKTVYVIRTNNKDVPIVALLPDDMPKETLEDIILEEFEKEARIDYGIYPQKAITDAFLKTLFQLGEKKNAFMLMKKLNEIKGESDSLLILTHNNPDPDAISSAVALSVIAQSVGLKTTIAYGGEITHHENQAFVNLLGIHLRRVSTGSYEIKKHSAIAIVDTQPNGNLTVLEPEDLARVQIIIDHHQVFRHLRELLPENAFVDIREDVKASASILTEYIKALNVPISETLATALFYGIYTDTKKFSQLSQVDLRAIEFLAGKVNHELLDRIEHPDISTETAEILARAILNRKVYKNVIVSNVGFIRNRDALAESADFLLRLEGISTVLVFGIVDDYIEMSARTRDVRVNIGAVMKEAFGEIGSGGGHATMGGARISLGLFKLAKDKNSLLRLAEEAITEKFLEALKIKEQS comes from the coding sequence ATGCGCATCCTGATCCTTGGAGGGGGGAGCATAGGGAGACAGATTGCAGAAGCCCTCAAGGGAGAGTTTGAAATCACAATAGTGGAGAAGGACGAGCTCCGTGCGAAATCTCTTGAAGAAAGCGGTTTCAACGTGGTTCAGGGTGATTTTTCATACACCGCGATCCTGTTGAAGGCCAACATCGACAAAGCCAACGTTGTAGTGATAACCACCAGAAACCTTGAAACCGTGAAAAAGACCGTTTACGTTATCAGAACCAACAACAAGGACGTCCCAATAGTGGCCCTACTCCCGGATGACATGCCCAAGGAGACCCTTGAGGATATAATACTCGAAGAATTTGAAAAGGAGGCCAGAATAGACTATGGCATCTATCCCCAGAAGGCCATAACCGATGCGTTCCTAAAGACGCTCTTTCAGCTCGGCGAAAAGAAGAACGCCTTCATGCTCATGAAGAAGCTCAACGAGATAAAGGGGGAGTCCGACTCCCTGCTGATACTCACCCACAACAACCCCGATCCAGACGCGATATCTTCTGCGGTCGCACTCTCAGTTATAGCCCAGAGCGTCGGTCTTAAGACAACCATAGCCTATGGGGGGGAGATAACCCATCACGAGAACCAGGCTTTTGTAAATCTGCTCGGTATACATCTCAGACGTGTTTCCACTGGCTCTTATGAGATAAAGAAACACAGTGCAATAGCCATAGTGGATACCCAGCCGAACGGGAACCTGACTGTCCTTGAGCCGGAAGACCTTGCGAGAGTACAGATCATTATTGACCACCATCAAGTCTTCCGGCATCTCCGTGAACTCCTGCCTGAAAATGCTTTTGTGGACATAAGGGAGGATGTAAAGGCTTCCGCTTCGATATTGACGGAATACATAAAGGCTTTGAACGTTCCCATTTCGGAGACCCTTGCAACTGCCCTCTTCTACGGCATCTACACCGACACGAAAAAGTTCTCCCAGCTCAGTCAGGTGGATCTAAGGGCCATTGAGTTCCTGGCCGGAAAAGTGAACCATGAGCTCCTTGACAGGATCGAGCACCCAGACATATCCACTGAGACGGCCGAGATACTTGCAAGGGCGATACTCAACAGGAAGGTGTATAAGAACGTAATTGTTTCAAACGTCGGGTTCATAAGGAACAGAGACGCGCTGGCAGAGTCTGCAGACTTCCTTTTAAGGCTTGAGGGCATAAGCACGGTTCTCGTCTTTGGGATAGTCGATGACTACATAGAGATGTCGGCAAGAACGAGGGACGTCCGTGTGAATATAGGAGCAGTCATGAAGGAGGCCTTTGGAGAAATTGGGAGCGGCGGCGGCCACGCGACAATGGGTGGGGCAAGAATTTCACTTGGCCTTTTCA